In the Salvia miltiorrhiza cultivar Shanhuang (shh) chromosome 8, IMPLAD_Smil_shh, whole genome shotgun sequence genome, TTATTTAGGAGTGTTTTagtatttttattgattttgataTGAAAAACTTATACACTTATGGATGAGTGTAAAAAACTTCTACTAcctccgtcccaacttaaaTGGTGCACTTCTTTTCAGCACGAGATTTAatgagaataagattgtagtttAAAAGTGTGTGAAGATGTGTGGGgtcacattgtttgtagtgtaaaattattatcaaacaTAGAAATGCACCATTTTAATTAGGACGGCTTAAAAAGAAATACGCACCATTTAAGTTGGGACGAAGGgggtatattttatgttttggtACAAAAAGATATATTATCACTTGATAGTTAATGGGCTCATCAATCATTCTCTCTTTACACCTACTTTTAAAATAATGCTTAAATAATctcaccaactcactttatctactaattatatACTCTTTCCGTCTacaaagagtgtgtggtggTGTGgaggacacgagttttaataaaaaagttggAACCATTTTAATTGGGACGACTTAAAAAGAAATACGCACCATTTAAGTTGGGACAGAGtgggtatattttatgttttggtACAAAAAGATATATTCTCACTTCATAATTAATGGGCTCATCAATCATTCTCTCTCTACACCtacttttaaaataatacttaaataattttcacaaactcattttatctactaattatatactccatccgtccacaaagagtgtgtgaTGGAGTGGaggacacgggttttaataaaaaaaattgaaagatgtGATTTTATTGTTAAATGATAGTATGAGGCTCatcaaattgtaaaagtaaagggTGTGTATTGtgtaaatattgaatgatagtatgagtgtgaatgaggtttaaagtataaaatagatttccaaaaaagaaaacacacaatctttgtggatggacgaaaatagtaataaacacacaatctttgtagacggagggagtatttcttaattttcatgtcaaaaaataatgagacatttgtaatgagacgaagagagtaacaaataaattaatttatcttttttatcATTAATTATTGCTTGGAAACGAAACAATTTCAAAAAACCTCAACTATTATGTTCTTCGTTTTCGACTAAGTGTCTCATAGTACTACATTACAAAGGTTAttaatacaaaataaattaatttatcttttttatcATTAATTATTGTTTAGAAAcgaaacaattaaaaaaattacattgaGAACGAATGTAAAACAGAAACTTAGCATAATTTTTCGATagattttaaaaacaaatcacttattagaaataaatttttatctCCAAAATGAAACACTTGGTGAGAAAGCGATATATTAATGAAAATCCAAATTCTTAATTATCCACCCGATGTGGGCCGAATTAATCTCAACTCAAACCACCTCGAATTGCCAGCTCTTCGCCGTTATGGCTCGCTGCAAGTCGCCGATCCCAACCTCCGCACACGTAAACACCGACGTATTCAAAATCATGCCGTCACGCGCCACCACATTCCTCACCTTCCACCACCGGCACCCGCCGCCACCGGTCGTAATCTCGCACGCCAccacctcctccgccgccgGTGAATTATAAACGTACACGAGGTTGCTCGCTACTCTAACGTCGATGGAGAAATCCACCGAATCACTCTTCAATCCGGCTACACACTCCTCCGGCATTTCTCCGATCTCTTCAAACGAGAAATCGTTTTCCCCAATTCGCCACAGTTTGactgtttctttgttttcaatTGGACAAATTCCAATCATGATCAAGCCGCTGGAGTTGGAGAAGCTGACGTGGCAGCTCCGGACCGGCTGGCTCGGTTTCAACACGATCGGACCGGACCAGGAATTGGAAATCGGATCGAACCAGTGAGTCAAACCGGTTTGTTTCTCGACGAGGAGGAGCTTCTCCTCCGTCGCGGCGGCGGACAGCCACGCCGCGGCGGCGGAGTCCTTCAAAGTCGGCGGCATCGACTCGCACGCGCGCCAGGCGCGCGTTCGGAGGTCGTAGATCTCGACCGCCAGCGGATCGTCCTCGAAGTAGCACGCGCCGCTGGCGACTACGACGGCGCCCCCGACTCTGGCGACGATCGGGTCCATCCGCCACACGCGGGGAGGGCTGGCGATGGTCCAATCGGAGTGGAGCGGATCGGTGGAGAAGGCGAAGGCGGAAGGGGAGAGCATGTAGAGGAGACTGGCGGCGGAGGATGAGTGGAGTGCGGCGACGTATTCGATCGGAGGGCGCCGGATGCGGATCCAGACGTCGGATCGCGGATCGTAGGCGTGGACGGCGGTGGCGTGCGGGGGGCGAGTGGACTGCGTGTGGAGGATCAGCCACGGCTTCGGCGGATTTTGGTGGCGGAGGGAGGAGGAGACGGCGCCGCGCCACCATTTTGAAACGTGTGAGGCGGAGACCAGGTCGACTGACGGCACGTGCGAGAGGACGGTTTCTAGCACGTCGCCGTGAATCTCCGCTTCTTCTTCTTGATTCAGTCTCGTTgccatttttcttttctatttatcTATACATTTGATCAGTTATGGAAAGTGATGGAAGTGTAATTTGTGTTTGAATATTCTGTGCATGATATAGGACTATAggagtagtatatatatatcagtTTCATTTACCTAGTGTCCACAATTATGCACACCTTAATGTGTTCACAGTTAATGTGGCAGATTTTTGTTGTAAATATGGATACAATATATTATTCTCTATTTAATATAACTAGAAAATTCATTCGTGATGCACGACAGaacatgatatatttaaatattaaataaatgaaaaatataaataaataaaaaatatgttttgataataaaataaaataatctaaatcaattactcaataaaatcttaaatttgaaacatatattttcaactttgtataaaaaatatagtgataagagttattaaataaatttaaattatttgataataaaaatggacattacacattattattattattattattattattattattattattattattattattattattattattatagagtattaagtgtcataataaataaataaataaataaatatttttcataaacatatataaataaaaaattgtaaactGTTAATGAAGagtgaacaaaaaaaatatttttaatttgaatttttttataatttattaattttaaacttatttttgatgatttttttataccatattgAAGATCTTTTCacaatcttaaatttaaaatgtagtatattaagtattttttttcataaattaaatttgatggtgtttagaaaaaaaaaattaaagaaaaaaatagtgaaaaaattagtgaaagaagagagagaaaaatggaggaaaatattggagaaaaaaaaaactcctcttttatatattatatagatgacTTAACTTTAAATCTTAACTTTGTATCTCCCTTTAAAAAGAAGCTTTTAGTCTTCACAATAATACGCTTCTACAAATTTGTCATCTCTACGatattctctcttcttctcctttCTCAAGTTTACAACACACGTTATCCATTATCATTTAGTTAGACCAAGTACAAGAGTTCTATCTCCATTATTTCATTTGACCTACTAGTGCCGCACCCGTGCTATGCACGGGTTATGAATCAGAAATTTTTTGTTAgataaaatacttaatatatttttgggttaattacgTAAAAAATCATGAAATTTGGGTCGATTTTGAAgtttgccatgaactttttttttatcaaattttttcTGAACTTAACCAACTGATCAATTTTGCATGgttttcaaaaatccccaaattgagtgctgacatggcacTTTTCAGTGACCTGAAATATGACATGGCGCCGCCGGACGGGaaccaaaacgacgtcatttagttgggcgtaaaacgacgtcgttttacctcAAATTCTAGCCCCCGTCTTCTCCTCTATGCTACTCAACCAACATTGTATAAAATTACACAagttataagctctaaaaaaattaacttcctctatagtacttttttttttcttattaaaaaagaaatttaacttccattaattttttttttattttcattgcaTTTCATTCTCACTTCACACAGATAACTTTCTGTTTAATATTTCAGCTGCATTCTAAATGCTAAATCCAAAACTCGAGcccatatatattatatttatgtcACATTAATATTTGTACGAAGCTAAAATATCTAAAGTACGCattattttgctataggtttcAGAAATAAAACATacattttaaaaacaaaatcaattgCTTAATACAAAGTGTAGAAAACTTAGCAACTTAATTTATCTATATCTATTTatatctacaaaaaaaaaaaaaaaaatacacagcAAAAAAGATATGGAATCCCTCTGTTTTCAtctctcttttattttttacagtTGTTTCACAACTTTGATTTAAATCACATTTACTCTTTTATGTGAATGAttgttttaatatattttctaaaaaatacaaatatgtcTGCATTGAAAAACAaatgttttaaattaatttaattctcACATTTTAGATgcacataaataataaataaggcaATATAATGAATATGCAACAGATATCATTCTCATTGCATACtttaataaaattcataaatcACACTCATTAGTTAAAAACATTTAGCTTAAACTCATATtttttcccctaaaaaaaaataaaacaatcatattttaaatttttcacaTATATCTTTTTGGTGAAGCATGATCAAATGGAGACGAATTTTATCGgagaattattataattattaaaattcaaatatagaTTAAAGTATAACATacaaaaaagtatatattaattatctaTATTAGCATATCTAATTACGAAATTATGAATACTCCTTAAAACGTGCTAACACAGTCACATTCACACTTAAATATTAgggttatatttttttttctctattctctatgtAGAAACATTcattaactttatttttttttccccaaAAATTCAGTATAGTTGGttcaaaaaaaatctataaaatttcatattgtGAGAAAgaagttgatgaggagtaatatatgcggaacagaggaatgactttaccaggggaatcacggggagcagcgagatagctttcgccagaggaatcacactcgccagaggaatcatactcgccagaggaatcacactcgtcagaggaatcacactcttcagaggaatcacactcgtcagaggaatcacactcgctagaggaatcaaactcgccagaggaatcacactcgccagaggaatcatactcgctagaggaatcacactcgccagaggaatcacactcgccagacgaatcacactcgccagaggaattatatttttttctctattctctatgtAGAAACATTcattaacttattttttttttccaaaaattcaGTATAGTTGgttcaaaaaaaaatctataaaatttcatattgtGAGAAAGAAGTTGATGCagagtaatatatgcggaacagaggaatgactttaccaggggaatcacggggagcagcgagatagctttcgccagaggaatcacactcgtcagaggaatcagactcGCCAGATGAATCAcactcaccagaggaatcatactcgccagaggaattacaatcgtcagaggaatcatactcgccagaggaatcacactcgacagaggaatcacactcgccagaggaatcatactcgctagaggaatcacactcgccagaggaatcacactcgacagaggaatcacactcgccagaggaatcataatcgccagaggaatcacactcgctagaggcattacatttttttctctattctctatgtAGAAACATTcattaactttattttttttttccaaaaattcaGTATAGTTGGttcaaaaaaaatctataaaatttcatattgtGAGAAAgaagttgatgaggagtaatatatgcggaacagaggaatgactttaccaggggaatcacggggagcaACGAGATacctttcgccagaggaatcacactcgccagaggaatcatactcgccagaggaatcacactcgtcagaggaatcacactcgtcagaggaatcatactcgctagaggaatcacactcgtcagATGAATCATACTCGctagaggaatcacactcgccagaggaatcacactcgccagagtaatcacactcgccagaggaattatatttttttctctattctctatgtAGAAACATtcattaaacttttttttttttttccaaaaattcaGTATAGTTGGTTcaaaaaaatctataaaatttcatattgtAAGAAAgaagttgatgaggagtaatatatgcggaacagaggaatgactttatcaggggaatcacggggagcagcgagatagcttgcggcagaggaatcatactcgccagaggaataatacttaatcacaggaATAGGCCCCATCAGCAGAATGGATACATCAGAGGAACCACCTTTGTCAGAGGAATCttattcgccagaggaatcacctttGTCAGAGAATGAGCTCCTTCTCCATTACGATTTTCACCAAGAGCAGCAGATAAAATTAGAAGAAAGAAGTCTGAGCATTgtagagaaaaaataataatgaaagAATCAGGAGAAATGAGGAGAcgtaaagagagagaaataataaaATGAGCTGTAATAAATGGTGTCAGATGCCTTTTTTGCTTGAAAAGGGGAAGAATTAAATGAACATTAATTAGTGCACATGGAACACATCGCAcgcaaatcgaaaaaaaaattgtaaggCTGAAGAAAGAGGCGGGAATGTGCGTTGCGTTTTTGCACTGATTCACTGCGTTTTTTTGCCAAAACTATCCTGgctttatataataaatagattcaAGGTACTATTTTAGGACATGCACTTGAGTTGATATAACATATGTTTTTGATATGGATTCAATTATGTTCAATTGTTTTTCTAATATTAAATTCCTTATATATGTTGTTGGCTGCTAAATGCTTTGGCTTTCACGTTAAATCCCTGTTGGGTCTATTGCTTAGTCATTCATTCATTGTTCATATAAAAGTAATGGCAAAAtttggtttatttttattttcatttttattttaaagaaagGTTTCATCGGTGAACAAAAATGTATACAATACCTAATAAGACTATGCCTAAACTAGGtctattttattattgatattttttgtgatttatttaagctatttttttttgtgagtcaAAAGGGAATATTATAACTTAACCAATACCATTGTTTACATCAAAAGGTAAAACATCATGAGAAAGAACAGGATAAAAACCAGATAAGGCATGAGAAGCTAATTTGTCTGCCATTTCATTTCCTTCACGTTTTGTCCAGCTGAATTCCACATGCTCCAAAGAATCAACCAACGCCCGAATCTCACAAATTGTATCTCCAAGGTAGGAAAGGTCTGTTTCATTTCTGGTAATACTCCAGTACAGTTCCTGATTATCCGTCTCCACCACAACGTCTGTCGCTTCTTTCTCCACACAAAGCCGCAAACCTTCGAGAATCGCTAAAGCCTCTCCCTCTAAGCTCGTATAAGCTCCTCTCCACGCTCCATACCTGCATCCCTGAACCGACCCTTCTCCATCCATTAAGATACTGCCCACGCCAATCCCAAAATTTGGAGCAACAGCCGCGTCACATGCCACCTTGAGCTGTCCAGGTCTAGAACAGAAAATGCGAGTCGGCATTGAAAATTTGGGGTTCTCACAAACAGTTTTCGGCCAAGTTCCACGATGAGCAATCGTCAGACACTCCTTATGATCCGTCTCCTTACCTTGAAAAACAAGAAGGTTTCGAGTATACCAAACGGCCCAAGCAATAGAAGCAAAAGTAGCGTGGATTTCTTTATGGGGCACCGATCTAATGCGTTCAAACCATGCCTGGATCGGGCAGATTTCAGCTTCTAGAATCGGAGGGAGAAGAAGAGGGGAAACAGCCCACAAAACCTTCATCCACACACAATCACGAAGGGCGTGCTCCATCGTTTCAATACCATTACCACATCGACGACACATCGGATCCAGATCTATAGATTTTTTCCGCAATGCAGTATTTGTTGGGAGTGCCTCAGCAAGACATTTCCACATAAACATTTTGACCTTTGGAATCACTTCTAAACTCCAAATCCACTTCCATAGATCCTTAAACTGATCCGAAGTAGAAGGATCGGCCCTTCTCCTTCGTAAGCTCGCCAACCAGTAACCCGACTTAACAGTATACATATTCAGCTTACCATGGAGCCAAAAGGGAAGGTCCGGTCCATCCATCCTCCCATGCAGTTGTGAGAGAATCTTCCAACCATCCCTTGAGTCGACCATAGCCAACACTTTTTTCCCGTCCCATGTCGTTGTATCTTCCTCAAACAGATCATTCACTCTCATTCCCCACTTACATCCAGCATCCTAGCCACACTATACTTGCCACTACCATCCGGAATCCATGCATCAACTCCCAATCTAATCCTCAATCCGTCACCCACTTTCCACGCAACCCCTTCCGCCAATAATTCACGTCCCACAAGTAGGCTTTTCCATGCAAAAGATGGCTTATGAGCTGACGAGCCATTTAATAAAATCCTCCAAACTTGTTTAGCAAGCATCGCTTGATTAAACAACACTAAATCTCGAAATCCCATTCCACCTTCACTTTTTGCCAGACATAACTTCTTCCAACTTTTCCAGTGAATCCGCCGTTCTTCATCCTTTTGACCCCAGAAAAAGTTCGCTGCCACACTGTTGAGACGATTGCAAATCTATTCGGGTAGTGCGAAACAGCTCATAAGGTAGGTCGGAATCGATTGAAGAACTGCCTTTATAAGCACAGTTTTTCCAGCCCTCGATAAGAATTTTCTTTTCCAATCCTTAGATTTCTTCCTCGTTCTGTCCACCAACATCTGGAAAATCTCAGTTTTCGATCTCCCCACAATACTCGGAATCCCAAGATAATTGGACCTACAACCCGTAAGCCCCACTCCCATCTGAATAGCCAAAGCTTCTTGTTTAGCCGTGGCCACACCTCCGCTAAAAGAGATGGTGGACTTATCCAGATTAACTTTTTGTCCCGACACCTCTTCATACTCTCTGAGAACTTCCTTCACCACATTAATCTCCTGTTGGTTTGCCCTCCCGAAGATAATAAAATCGTCAGCAAAGAGGAGATGGCTCACTCTTGGAGCCGTTCGGCATAATCTAGCCCCATGCACCAAGCCCCTCGTTTCCGCTTGTCTTAGAAGCCCAGAGAGAGCCTCCGCGCACATGAGGAAGAGAAAAATGGGATAAAGGATCGCCTTATCGTAAACCCCGGGACGACACAAATGAGTCACCTGGAAAACCATTCACCAACACTCGAAAGGCCACAGATGAGACACATCTCATAATCAAATCAACAAAATTAGAATGAAAACCCAAGTGAGAAAGCATAGATTCCAAAAAACACCACTCCACTCTATCATATGCCTTGGCCATATCCAGTTTATAAGCAAACACTCCATGATCTTTGGCTTTATTGATCTTCATCATATGAAAGATCTCAAAAGCCAAAATGGCATTATCAGTGATATGCCGACCAGGAACAAACGCAGACTGACTCTCATGAATAATGGAAGGAAGACACCTCTTAAGCCTATTCGTAATAGTTTTCGAaacaattttataaataacattacACAAACTAATAGGGCGGAAATCAGAAGGAAGAgtgcatttttttcttttttgggataaGGCAAATAAAAGTATCGTTCAAAGACCTGGGTGTAGCACCATTATTGAGAATATCGAGCAAAATTGGGACAACTTCAAAACGAGCCGACGACCAACAAGAATTATAGAAAACAACAGACATACCATCAGGCCCAGGGGCCTTGAGAGGATGAATTTGTTTCAATGCTTGGACAATTTCCTCCTGAGTATAGGAGGCGGTGAGCTCTCTGTTCATCTCCTCTGTAACAACAGGTTCAATGGATTGAAGCACCACATCTGGGTTATGAGGGGATTCCAACGTAAAAAGCTCCTGAAAGTATGATCTAAACACCTCATCCATCTCCTCATTCTTTCTAGTAACTCTACCATCCACCATCTTAATCTCTCTAATATGGTTTCGGCTCCTTCTTCCCTCGGCTACCTTGTGGAAATAGCTAGTATTCCTATCCCCTTCCGCCATCCAGTCAGTTCTGGATCTTTGTTTCCACATCACATCTTCACGTTGCAATAATTCATCAAGTTCATTCTCAAGAGCCCGCTGGTCATCTTTCGTCGAAGCCTCCAACGATGGTTTTTGTAATTCTGCTAATTCCTTTCTAATCTCGCTGCATCGTTTTTTAACACGACCAAAGCTCCTCGATTCCCATAATTTCAGTTCCCTTCCCATCATCTGTATCTTCAAGGAAACATCATCTGCCAAAAGAGCTGCCCCACCCGTTTGCCAAAGTTCCTTACAGAACTCCCCACACCGCTCATCTCGTAACCACATGGCCTCAAACCTAAAAGGTTTAGGCCGATTTTGTACATCTGACGGAGGTCGATCTAAAACCAAGTTCAACGGACAGTGAtcactcgattttcttaaaagATGAGATACTTCATATCCCGGAGGGTTTCTGTTCCTTAGGGTGTCTAGGGTTTCTGGTCCTCCGTTGAGAGTCGGCGTCCAGGTCTCACTGTTTGTGTCGGCGGTGTTTCTGCCTCTTCTGTGTCTCTTTGTCTTCTCTCTCCCCGtggttttcttttgtttctttgcGGGGCTTGTTTCCGATTGAGTTGTGTGGTTGTTTGGTTTTTGTTTTCTCAGTTTTTTCTCTTTTGTGGTGTGCAGGTCATGGAACGAGGCGAGCCGTATTCGGGTTATGATGGGATTCCGAGTATTGAAGCACCAACTGATCGTGAGACGGCGGTAGTGGAAATTGTGGGACTGGATGATGGAGCATctaaacaaaaaacaaattcTCCCCAGAGTTTGGTTGGCAAACTTATATCTCCGCGTCCCCCGAATGCCTTTCATCTGTTGGAGATCATGCGAAAATCTTGGAAGACAAAGTATGAGTTCCAGGCGAGGGAGTGGAAGAAGAATCTATTCCTATTCACCTTCATGAATGAAGAAGACAGAGAATGGGTGCTACGACGGCAACCGTGGCACTTCGATGGATATTTGTTCGCGATAGCTTGCTTAGATGGATCAGTACAACCCTCcaatatacaaataaataaggGCAGTTTTTGGGTGAGGATCTATGACTTGCCGATGAAGTGTATGAGACGTGAGGTTCTCAATCACCTTGCAAAACAAATTGGGGGGGGTGGAGGAGATTGATATGGATGCGAACTATGAAGGTTGTTTTGCCAGAATTAAAGTTAGTTTGGATATAACAATACCTCTTTTAAGAGGGTTGACTATCGTTGTGGACGGACAGAAAATTTGGGCCCCGATCAAATACGAGAATCTGCCTATCTTCTGTTATCGATGCGGACTGATAGGCCATCATACTAGGTGGTGTGAGAAGGAGTCGGATGAGGATGTTAATGGCAAGCATTTTGAAGATCTGTTATATGGCCCAAAGCTTAAAGCTTCACCTCTTAAACGAATTCGATCTTCCCGGCAGCACATAAACCACCAAGAGACTAGTACCCATACCACATCCCTTATCCCTGAGATTAAACAGAAAATCCAAACCAATACATCTCACAACCCCATAAACCAAACTAAAAAACCCATCCCAGCTCAAATATCCCTTCATAACCATAGACAGAATGACCTAACCCACCCCAATAATACTGAAGGTTTCCCAGAAAAACCAGCCCCACATAAGACCCTCTCTACATCTACTGAACATACTCCCCCACCAGGAAAAATCTTTCCTGATGCCACAGCCGATCCACTAGGTGTACCCGCAACAAAAATTAGCCCAACAACCCATTGCTCTAATACTCTAGCTCCCTTCACTCCAACAGATGAACTCTTAAAGTCCCTACATATATCACCCTCAACCACGTCTGAACCTATACATTCCAGCCCAAGTCTGATTTTCACTAGCCCCCCTATGCCTACTCCACAAAAGAACCCTGTCACTACACATAAAAAGTGGACCCGACTTGCCCGAAAACCCAAAACCGATAAACCAGCTACAGAAACCCAGAAGATTATGGCCAATAAGCGCCATCTGAATGAAGGGAGATGTGAGGAGGCTCCAATGCAGGACGTGGTGTCTGATTTAGCTCAGAAAAAAATGAAAGGTGCAACTACAAATGGTTCTACTTCTTCTAATGCAACAACGGCGGAGATTGCCTCGACGCAATCCCGCCGAGCACAATGAGTTGCATTTTTTGGAATTGTCGGGGGCTTGGGAACCCGGCGACAATTCGTCAGTTGGTTTGGTTATCCAAACAAAAGCGGCCCGATTTAGTCTTCTTAATGGAAACTAAATTACTTTCTACTGAGTGGACGGAGGTTCTTAATAAAAGTGGTTTTAACAAGTGTTTTGCGAGAAACTGTGATATGGCAGCAGGTGGGAGAAAATGAGGGATTTGTCTGTTGTGGAATGATGATCTAAATGTTCGAATTAAGTCCTATTCCAGTAACCATATTCTTGCTGAGATTGATGACTCTTATCATGAAAAATGTGATTTTTGTGGCTTATATGGATGGAGTAGAGTGGAAGAACATTTTATGACGTGGAACCTG is a window encoding:
- the LOC131001937 gene encoding F-box/kelch-repeat protein At1g23390-like, which codes for MATRLNQEEEAEIHGDVLETVLSHVPSVDLVSASHVSKWWRGAVSSSLRHQNPPKPWLILHTQSTRPPHATAVHAYDPRSDVWIRIRRPPIEYVAALHSSSAASLLYMLSPSAFAFSTDPLHSDWTIASPPRVWRMDPIVARVGGAVVVASGACYFEDDPLAVEIYDLRTRAWRACESMPPTLKDSAAAAWLSAAATEEKLLLVEKQTGLTHWFDPISNSWSGPIVLKPSQPVRSCHVSFSNSSGLIMIGICPIENKETVKLWRIGENDFSFEEIGEMPEECVAGLKSDSVDFSIDVRVASNLVYVYNSPAAEEVVACEITTGGGGCRWWKVRNVVARDGMILNTSVFTCAEVGIGDLQRAITAKSWQFEVV
- the LOC130998206 gene encoding uncharacterized protein LOC130998206: MRVNDLFEEDTTTWDGKKVLAMVDSRDGWKILSQLHGRMDGPDLPFWLHGKLNMYTVKSGYWLASLRRRRADPSTSDQFKDLWKWIWSLEVIPKVKMFMWKCLAEALPTNTALRKKSIDLDPMCRRCGNGIETMEHALRDCVWMKVLWAVSPLLLPPILEAEICPIQAWFERIRSVPHKEIHATFASIAWAVWYTRNLLVFQGKETDHKECLTIAHRGTWPKTVCENPKFSMPTRIFCSRPGQLKVACDAAVAPNFGIGVGSILMDGEGSVQGCRYGAWRGAYTSLEGEALAILEGLRLCVEKEATDVVVETDNQELYWSITRNETDLSYLGDTICEIRALVDSLEHVEFSWTKREGNEMADKLASHALSGFYPVLSHDVLPFDVNNDFFLLILSAALGENRNGEGAHSLTKVIPLANKIPLTKVVPLMYPFC
- the LOC130998207 gene encoding uncharacterized protein LOC130998207; its protein translation is MWLRDERCGEFCKELWQTGGAALLADDVSLKIQMMGRELKLWESRSFGRVKKRCSEIRKELAELQKPSLEASTKDDQRALENELDELLQREDVMWKQRSRTDWMAEGDRNTSYFHKVAEGRRSRNHIREIKMVDGRVTRKNEEMDEVFRSYFQELFTLESPHNPDVVLQSIEPVVTEEMNRELTASYTQEEIVQALKQIHPLKAPGPDGMSVVFYNSCWSSARFEVVPILLDILNNGATPRLKRCLPSIIHESQSAFVPGRHITDNAILAFEIFHMMKINKAKDHGVFAYKLDMAKVTHLCRPGVYDKAILYPIFLFLMCAEALSGLLRQAETRGLVHGARLCRTAPRVSHLLFADDFIIFGRANQQEINVVKEVLREYEEVSGQKVNLDKSTISFSGGVATAKQEALAIQMGVGLTGCRSNYLGIPSIVGRSKTEIFQMLVDRTRKKSKDWKRKFLSRAGKTVLIKAVLQSIPTYLMSCFALPE